From Falco cherrug isolate bFalChe1 chromosome 4, bFalChe1.pri, whole genome shotgun sequence, one genomic window encodes:
- the LOC102049613 gene encoding C-C chemokine receptor type 8-like — translation MNPTSQFLGTTEYDYGYDENTAPCNEGNSFRRFKYLFLPILYCLVFVFCLLGNSLVLWVLLTRKRLTTMTDICLLNLAASDLLFVVPLPFQAHYASDQWVFGNAMCKTMAGIYYTGFYSSIFFITLMSIDRYIAIVHVVNAMRIRTASRGIITSLILWLVAGLASVPNIMFNQQLEIEQSVHCVTTYPPDNNTWKVASQFAANILGLLIPLSILICCYAQILKNLQKCKNRNKIKVVKMIFIIVIVFFLFWTPFHIALFLDSLQSLHIINDCKANYQIALALQLTETISFIHCCLNPVIYAFAGVTFKAHLKGLLQSCIRVLSSPVGGARCQSFSVPTQLSGCSDSTGVL, via the coding sequence ATGAATCCCACAAGCCAGTTCCTTGGCACAACAGAGTATGACTACGGATATGATGAAAACACTGCTCCATGCAATGAAGGAAACAGCTTTCGCAGGTTTAAGTACCTCTTTCTGCCCATTCTTTACTGCCTTGTGTTTGTCTTCTGTCTTCTGGGAAATTCCTTGGTCCTTTGGGTTCTCCTGACCAGGAAAAGGCTGACAACGATGACTGACATCTGCCTGCTGAACCTCGCAGCCTCCGATCTCCTCTTTGTTGTGCCTCTCCCTTTCCAAGCCCACTATGCTTCAGACCAGTGGGTTTTTGGCAATGCTATGTGCAAGACAATGGCTGGCATTTATTATACAGGGTTTTatagcagtattttctttataacCCTCATGAGCATAGACAGGTATATAGCAATTGTCCATGTTGTCAATGCCATGAGAATACGTACAGCCTCTCGTGGCATAATTACAAGTTTAATCCTGTGGCTGGTAGCTGGCTTGGCTTCTGTACCCAACATAATGTTCAACCAGCAGCTGGAAATTGAGCAGTCTGTCCACTGTGTCACCACATACCCCCCAGACAACAACACCTGGAAGGTAGCTTCTCAGTTTGCAGCCAATATCTTAGGTCTCTTGATTCCCCTTAGCATCCTCATTTGCTGCTATGCCCAGATACtgaaaaacctgcaaaaatgcaaaaatcgGAACAAGATCAAGGTGGTCAAAATGATTTTCATAATTGTCATcgttttcttcctcttctggaCTCCCTTCCACATCGCGCTGTTCCTAGActctctgcagagcctgcacaTCATCAATGACTGCAAGGCAAACTACCAGAtagccctggccctgcagctgaCAGAAACCATCTCCTTCATCCACTGCTGCCTGAACCCCGTGATCTACGCCTTTGCTGGGGTGACATTCAAGGCCCATCTTAAAGGACTACTGCAGTCCTGCATCCGCGTCCTCTCCAGCCCTGTCGGAGGTGCCAGGTGTCAGTCATTTTCAGTGCCCACCCAGCTCTCTGGCTGCTCTGACAGCACAGGGGTCCTGTAA